AATGCTGGTCGTCAGCTCGAAGTCCTTGCCGTCCCAGGCGAAAGGCCGGCCGGCGATGCGCTGGCGGATGCGTTCGGCGATGTCGGCACCGCCGACCAATCCGGTTTCCGGCAGCAAGAGAGCGAACTCCTCTCCCCCCACCCGCCCCAGGACGTCGGCGGCGCGAAGCTCGCCGACCACCGCCTCGACGACCAGCCTGAGCGCCGCATCACCGCAAGCGTGGCCGTAGGTGTCGTTGACGGCCTTGAAATGGTCCAGGTCGATCATGGCCACCGTGAGCTCGCGGCCATGGCGCCGGGCCCGCTCGACCTCGCGCACCGCCATCTCGG
This sequence is a window from Alphaproteobacteria bacterium. Protein-coding genes within it:
- a CDS encoding GGDEF domain-containing protein, yielding MAVREVERARRHGRELTVAMIDLDHFKAVNDTYGHACGDAALRLVVEAVVGELRAADVLGRVGGEEFALLLPETGLVGGADIAERIRQRIAGRPFAWDGKDFELTTSIGVAAWDPDEPTIDPALARADKGLYAAKDQGRNHVVTHGI